CAACCTCTAAAAATATACACCGTCCCGCAAAAATTCGATGCGTCGGGTATTCCTCTTTTGAAATCCGACCAGATAAATAATTTCAAGGAGGGCGACCACGTGCTGCCGCTCTCCGATAAAAAGTTGACCGATCTGAAAGGCATCAGCACGCTCAAGGTGGAGTTCGGCGGGAAAATCGTCCCCATTATCACCGTCCCGCGGCTCCAACTTTTTTTCAATAAAAACGATCTCCACGATATTCCCGCGGAAATCGGACGGCTGGAGAATGTCATCTTCATATATTTCAAGGAAAACAAACTGACTCATATCCCGCCCGCCATCGCCGGAATGAAATCACTCCAAGGAATGTATTTTACCGATAATAAAATCACTGAAATTCCGCCCGAGGTGTTCACCCTTGCCGGGCTCCGTAAACTCGAAATCGCCGGAAACCAGCTTTCCGTGCTCCCCCGGGAAGTCGGCAATCTCACCAAGTTGATTCATTTCCGCCTGGACAAGAACAAGCTCACCTCTCTGCCCGATTCTATCAGCAATCTGAAAGAACTGCGTGTGGTTGATTTTTCCGACAACGACCTTGCTGAGATTCCGCAGGCTTTCGCCGAGGTTTCGATTCGTTATGAACTGCGTCTTCGCGGCAACAAAAAACTTCGTACCCTGCCTTATGGGAAAGGGTTC
This genomic stretch from Termitidicoccus mucosus harbors:
- a CDS encoding leucine-rich repeat domain-containing protein; protein product: MKSLQGMYFTDNKITEIPPEVFTLAGLRKLEIAGNQLSVLPREVGNLTKLIHFRLDKNKLTSLPDSISNLKELRVVDFSDNDLAEIPQAFAEVSIRYELRLRGNKKLRTLPYGKGFASMTAAIDIKDTGIDPASLPPEIRARTEATRPPGAYAKALAERGETKKTARDK